The Archocentrus centrarchus isolate MPI-CPG fArcCen1 chromosome 12, fArcCen1, whole genome shotgun sequence nucleotide sequence CAGATGTTTTCAATGCACTTGACATTTAGGTTACTCTAATCATCTTAAAGAACTTTCCCCAGTTCTTCCAGTCTcagttgtttctgctgctttatATAATGTAAGACTGGCTGGTGATGTTAAGACCAGAGGAGTGTACTACgaagcaagttcaacatagCCAAGCTTTCTTTGCGTTagctggatatatatatatatatgaaatttaTACAGACGGATGGACATGATCTGTGACAAAGGACATTTGTCTTTAGAGGGTAATGCAGGGCATCTCCTCTTGTGTCCTCACTCCACAGCCTGCGCACCCACCTCCTCGCTCTCAGAATAAGAGCACACAGTACAACAGTACTGCACAACAgtatgacagcaactcagtgtgTTAAGTGTAGACTCTTTGTGAAAGTGTGCTtgagaaagaaagggagaagagagaatgattgcatgtgtttgtatttgaatatatatatgcacGTGTTAGTGCCTGCACGTATCTATGGACAGAGACAGTAATTGTGTGTCAGCCTGtgagtgatgtgaaagacagcTATTGTGTCAGAGGGGAAATGCCACCTCCGTTCACTAAGAAGTCATTATCATCTTGACTCTTCACTGTACTGAGAGACAACTTAAAGAGATAGCCAACATTTAACCGAGCACAGTTTTACTAGGAGAGACTGCCCAGCTTTCCGACACAGACGGCTTCAGAAGTGGGAAACAAGTGTATCTATGtactgcacattaaaaaaaaaaaagaaatcaagggACTAAAGTAGTGAGGAACGTCGAGATTTCATTCACAACCTGTGACTTGGTTGTGATTCACCCACATTGTCCTTACTGTATGACAAGTGTGAACTTCACCCTACTTACTTAACCTTGCACAGCTGCAGAACATCCACTCAGACACACTTATGTTTATGACAGATTATGATAACCATTGTAGAGGAAAGGTGAGATTCCTCAACTCTACAAGAAAGGAAGGAATGTTGTGGGCCACCTACCAGTGACGCACAAGTACTATCTGATCGATAGCCTAAACCATTTTATAACTAGTACCAAATTTCAAACCCTGTTAAGATTAGCCAATAATTATCGAACACAAAAAATGCAGTGGCTGTTTTATTTAAGAATTATAAGACTAATATAAGAGACTCTTCAAgtcagtttaaatttttttatagtGGGCTAATCTattcatttataaaataaataaaacatagtGCGTGCCATAGGATTAAGTACTGCACACGGTTGACTAAAATACTTTGGtttcaacaaaaaacaaacaaaaaacaggagacACCCCTTTACTGCTCTCCAGTCGTTGGCTGAGAAGGCTGGCTTTGCATCATTATTCTTAGTTTACATTTCTTAATACCCACATACCTGTCACCCCAATCTTTGTTTATCGTTCTGCGGCAAATCAAGCAACACACATAGTTAAAAGTAACTTCATGCAAGCAGATTTTGCGTGTCATGCCCGAAGAAGGTAAGAAGGTACAGTGGAAAGTCAACACATTCCTATTAAAATGCCAGATTTttgtgatgtttaaaaaaaataaagtccaaGCAAATCGTTTAAGGACAAACTGAATCgttcagggaaaaaaagaaataataatgtgGCTCCTTAAGTTCACACACCTTCTTACAATTGAGGATATGATGTGTTGAAGGTTAATCGATCCcaacaatgacccaaaacaaaaaaagaatggCTTCAATAGAAGAAGATTAAAGTTTTGGAAAGACCCAGTCAGATCACAGACCTGAATGCGACTGAAAGTCTGTGGGGTGGGGCTTGAAGAgggctgcacacagactacagTCAGTGAGGTTGGGATCCCACCTGTCATCCACCCTCACTCCAAGCACCAGCTCttcccaaggctgtgtgctgaaACCCACCCTTTACATAAATGACTGTACACCATCCCATCTGTCAAATTCCATCCTTAACTTTGCCGATGATACCACCTTGGTTGGGCTCATTACAGGAGGGGATGAGGATGCATACAGAGATGAGGTGAAACATCTGTCCATGTGGTTTTGAGccaacaacctgcaggacacctcAAAAACCAAGGAGATCGTTGCAGACTTCTGAAGGACCAGAGTGGACCACACCCCTCTCTACATCAACGGGGACGTGGTGGAGACAGTGACCTCCTTCAGATTCCTGGGAGTCGATATATCAGAGGTGCTGACCTGGTCCGTCAACACCAATGCAGTGATGGTGAAGGCCCAGCAGAGATTACATTTCCCGAGGGacctcaggaagaacaaactGGCTGCTGGTGACCTTCTACCGATCCACCATCAAGAGTGTGATCACGTACTGCATGTCTGCCTGGTACGCTGGGAGCTTAGCTGCAGACAGAAATGCTCTCCAGAGGATCATAAACATAGTCCAGAAAATTGTTGGCTGCCCTCCCTGGAGGAGATTGCTGGCTCCAGATGCATGAAAAGGTCCGAGACCAGCGCATCACCTGTTTGAACTTACCTTCTGGTAAATGATAAAGGTTAATGAAAGCCAGCACAACCTGGCTAAGAAACTGTTTCTACCCTTGGGCCAttagaacattttaaacaaCTGCTGATCTGGACATTTATTCTGTCAGTGTCTCCATCATGTGCAATACCTACCAAACTGCTGCTATTGTTGCTAATATCCAACACGCATCTGTACCCATATCACCCATATACATCCATACTCATATTCTTGAtaagtatatttatttatagtgaTATTTACGCATAGCTGTTTAAATATAATTCCTTAGCTGTGTAAATATAACTTAAATATCTTATTCTATTTCTATaaacttttatatttatattgctGCACAATGGGAGAAGCACCTGTAATTTCATTATGTGAGATGTATAATGACAACAAAGCTATTCTATCATATGTATCATAATATTAAAGTTGAATTAAATAAATCACTTGTTACTGTCAAGAAATTAAATCGATTTAAGGTGTTCTAGGtacataaatgtttaaaaatgggTAACATCAGTATCTGATATAGATAAAAACATTCATGGGCCTAAGATGTACCTGTGTGGCAAGTTTGGTTGCTGAATTCCTGATTGTGTAGGAGGAGtttgcagacagacagagatctGGTGTATCTTCCACACTTTAGTCCGCTTGAAGGAAATATTAGGCCCAGCAATTaagtaaacattaaaaaaaacaaacaaaccaaaaaaaaaaaactaatactaAATTTGGGCTTTTAATTTTAGCAAGCCTTTGAATACTACTAAAACTTGAactgaaatgtttgtttctctcttaCCAATACGACCCAGGAGTGACTGCCCAATGTCTTTGATGTCATTGTATTCATGCAACTTATCAATATGATGCTCCAGCTCTTGTACTCTGTATcccctaaacacacacacacacacacacacacacacacacacacacacacacacacacacacacacacacacacacacacacacccacccacaatGCCTCATCAGACTTATGCAAAGGTCCATGTGCAAGTACAGGCACAAAACTataaacatctttaaaaaaaaaaaggcaaaactgcTATGTGCAGGCAAGAAgtcactgatgtgggtggttCATTAAATCAGAGTTCTGTTCACTTAATGATGCACTGGATCATCACTACCCATACCATTCAAGTTGGACCTCAAGACAGAAATACAGCAAGAAAAACACAGCTGTACTTACTCAGCCTCCAGCTGTGCGATCTCTGTATCCAGctgctctcttctcctctctagCTCTGCCGCCTCCTCTGCAGGGCTTACTTTAGCACTCTCAAGTACTTGAAGCTGTGACGTTCATGACAGAGGGAGGCATGTGGGGCATACGTTaggtgatttttgtgtgtgtgtgttacagggaagacagaaaagCTACTTACAGGTGACTTGAAGTGGGAGTGCACTCTCTTAAACTTTGAGAATGGTGTTCTACAGAAAGAGGGAAGGAATTATTGAAGGAAAAAATGACGACAGAATGTAATTTTGTTAATTCAACAATAGCACCAATAGCTTAATTACCGCAAAGATGCACAATCCTCTGAATATAAAACCAGACACATTATGTCACTTGTGTTTTAAGTCCTGCAAAGTTAAACTTAGAGTTTAAGTCAAATCTGTATGTCTCCATCAGTTTTGCCATCTTTGGAAGATATGGCTAAAAATACAATACCTGTCACTAAATTGTTTTGCGTTTTTCTCTTAGAAAAGGTTGCTATTACTGTGCATAACCTTTTATTTGAcgtgaaaaaatttttttacatgaaagTCAAGCCTTAAAGTGTGAACAGAATAAGTAGAGCATCCAGATGAATGTCAGAGCTGTAAATGCATGTGGTTTAATGATACTGCACAACTAATAATAGACAGTTTCTTTGTGCGTTGGAGATCAATACCCAGAGAATAGAAAATAACACAGcactttttgtttatgtttgttttgtttatgcgCTAATCTTACGAAGCTTTGCATCTCTACCAATGGATGTCGCCAGACGCTCGAAAACGTCGCAGTTTGACGTGGTGTACAGCACACAACAGCAGACAGTAACAAGCGGAGTTATGGCAAGCAGGCTTTTATAATGCTTTTATAATGCTTGATATTGGTCAGAATTACTTGTCATTTCTAATATTCCACACTAGTTAGCAGACACGTAAACTTTAACCTTTCCCCTGGCTAGCGTTGATTATTCACTAAATAAATGGTAAGCTATCCTTAAGTTACCTTTTTAGCTCTCCTTTACTTGAGTCATTTCCCTCCGGCGTCGAAACTGGGCAGTTACTTGCACGACGAGTTTCAGCGTATTGCTCTGTGTTCATATTGCCTTAAGGAAAAATGAGCATTAGTGTTGGTTTAACGCAACAGGAACACAACAGGAAGTTTGCAGTTCGCGGCTAACAGTAAACAGACTGAACGCGTAATTTGATTGGATGTTGAAAATGAGAGGCGGGACTTGGAGAAGATCGATCAATGCAGAGTCAAAGTAAAGTCCTCACGAtttgcattatgtttttatttctaacGAGTGTTGGAGAAATCGCTCCACAGACATTGTCATGTTTTAGTATTTTAATCGCTGCATTTACTCACTACACTGGTTTGGGGATATATTCCTGAATGAGAAACTGCGACTGTTGAGTTGGGCTGCACAAATAAACTTATAAAGTGATAAAATTTAAGAACcgagttcagcttattggtgcggATCTCCACAACAGttccagtttctcatgtggccccttgggaaaataaATTACCCACCCCTGCTTTATGacaaaaaatattcacaatACAACAAATCAATTTCGGTATTGACCATGAGATGGCGACAAAGTACTGCTTAAATTGTCTCCATTATTTCCCTCTTTATCTCATCTGTCACTTGAtttcctctcaaagcacttgtAGGCTCTCTTTCAtctcccaccccaccccttaCCCCCCGTCTGAAACAACCCACACACTTCTTGACTGAGAAGAATATTGCATAATCAGAGAGATATGCTGTGGCATATATTCATGAGCTAATCTAAATAGAGTGTACTGTAGACGGTTCACCAAACAAGCTGCCTCTCAGATTGATTCAAATCCACCAGCACTTTAAATCTAAATCTGTGGTGGATTATCAAAGCGAAAGGTCACgttcaatacacacacacacacagacacacacacacacacacttttccacCACATATTTGGGCCAGAGTCTTTCCAGTTCAGTTCACTGGGTAAGTACAAAAGGAATAGGAAGAGACTTcatagagacaaaaaaaagcgagggtgaggcagaaagagaaagacaggCAAAATGTGTATCTAGGGGGAGCTGATGTTGGGGTGTGGTGGACATAAAATTCAGTCCATTTTGTGTTATGTCCTCAGGattcattgtttatttattggttGTTATACAGAAACAGAGAGCACAGGGAATGAAAAATTCAGACAGGAGGAATGCCCTTTCCTCCTTTCAAAAATTGCAATATTACACACACTGAGCAGTAATGGCTCCCGCATGCagtcatatctgtgtgtggggaAGAGAGATTTATGGAGGATGTCTATTTCTGCCGATCTCTGACACAGCAGTAAGTATCAGAGAGGAATGTGTGTTACTGACAAGATCCTTTACCTCTGTGTCTACGTTTTGTTAATctgtgagaaaaaaatacaaattactgCATCACTGATAAATGTTGTTTATATGtcacaccaaaataaaattGGTATTTCCAGCAAATGACTGTTGTGTTTCTACTTCTGAGTATAGTCTGAGCAAAATGTTTCATCAACTCAAGGCCGGATATAAATGTGGACTGTATTTTTAGCAGCTGTATTCCTGGCAGAAGTTCTTAGGAATGATGAAATGAAGGAATATTTGCAAGGAATAATCCTTTATGAACAGTCAGCAGTGCAATATATAGTtacatttgtcacatttgttcAGAGTGCTACTGTTTAAAATGGAGTAAAACATCCAAACTAGCTCAGGCAGGCAACTCGAGGTGCACTGCATCCTGCAAACTAATATGCCTCACTCACCTCACATCATATATAAACTAAGTGCACCCTCCCAATTTGGCCATCTACTTAAGCTGCAGAACTTCCCATCTTTCCCTCTGACATGTCAGTGCTGCAGTTGGCTTGCATGGCTGCATGGTGTTTCAACCCTCCTCCAACCCAGCGTCCACCTGTGGGCTCTGGGATGGAGGgatgtttatttaaaagttcATATGTGTATTGTATTTGTGGAGAACAATGAGCTTGAATCCTAGACGCCATGCTCTAACTATTCCTGTAACAAATCAATGAGCAGACTGAAATGTACCTGCACACTTCGAGAATACTGACGTGTATGTGAACGTTATTGAGTGTGTATATGGGTGCATCATTTGATGCTTATAGGCTGCAACAGACTTTCTAACTTATTTATTACAATAACTGTATGAATCTAATCACAAATCATACTTTTTCTTTGTATGCtattagtcttttttttaatttatctacAAACAGATTTAATTCATCTCTCTGTCTGCTACACTTATGTCAAAATCTTATTTTCCTCAATCCTATTTGTtttcataaaaagaaatataatttgaaaacgaaagcagagcagggagcaggtggaagagttCCTGAGAAAAACACGTATTGAGAAAGTCTGCCCACAGAAGAACAAGGAAATGGGAATGTAAAGTAGAGGGAAGATGAAAGGAATTTGAAACAGCAGGACAAtaaggaggaaaaggagaagtGGTTGGAAGCTCTGGGTTGTAGCTGGAAAACTTCCTATGTATGATGTTCATAATTCATAAAATCCCAGCTCTTCCCTGCTGAGGAATTAGGGCCAAGGACCATAAAATAggcacagaggaagagaaaTCTCCAGAGATCCACTGGACAGACAGAGTAAGAGAGAGTGAGCGCGCTGCTCCTGGGTGAAGGGGAGGATGCAAAGGATGCTATGAAGCAGCGATGCACCATGTGAAGCCATGCTACTTACGCTGAAGTTGATTATTCCTCTGAATAATTCACATAGCGTGTGCAACTTCTCATTTACACAGATATAGCACAAgtatgtatataaataaataacacacagGAATGCATTCAAAAATCCATTTTTGGCATTTGATTGGAATAAATCTTAGCGGCAGCTTGCAGAAGGAgcaatttctgtttatttttagctATTCAGACCAGCATCATGCCTTTGATGATTTCACTTTTGACAGAGCTGGGCTCATACTTTATCTGTATTTATTCCTCCATAAACTTAACAGTGACGTGAAAATGA carries:
- the swi5 gene encoding DNA repair protein SWI5 homolog, producing the protein MNTEQYAETRRASNCPVSTPEGNDSSKGELKRTPFSKFKRVHSHFKSPLQVLESAKVSPAEEAAELERRREQLDTEIAQLEAEGYRVQELEHHIDKLHEYNDIKDIGQSLLGRIAALRGTTTRDLYTHFGLELDD